The following is a genomic window from Capnocytophaga stomatis.
GCCGAAAGAAGAACTTCCTTTTTTGGCAAGGGAGGTGCGTGAATTCATCATTGACGTAGTTTCGGGCAAAGGAGGACATTTAGGAGCAAGTTTGGGAGTGGTGGAACTTACCATTGCTTTGCATTATGTTTTCAACACGCCTGACGATAAACTTATTTGGGATGTAGGGCATCAGACATATGCTCATAAAATATTGACAAACAGAAAAGAACAATTCCACACCAATCGGGAGTTGGGAGGAATTAGTGGGTTCCCAAAAATAGACGAAAGTCCGTACGATACATTTGGAACAGGACATTCATCTACCTCAATATCAGCAATTTTAGGAATGGCAATGGCTTCCACTTTACAAGGAAATTCTCACCGAAATCACATCGCAGTTATTGGCGATGCTTCCATAGTGAGCGGAATGGCGTTTGAAGCGATGAACCACGCAGGAACAACTCCAACCAACATTCTTATCATACTGAATGACAACGCAATGGGGATTGACCCGTCGGTAGGAGCTCTGAAAAATTATTTTGCCAAAATGAAATCTGAAAAAGGCAAAAACGAAACGTTTTTCAACAACCTGAATATCAAATACAAAGGAGTAATTGACGGACATAATCTCACTGAACTCATCAATTCGTTTGAATTGCTCAAAAATGAACCGGGCGTAAAATTACTACACGTAATTACCACCAAAGGAAAAGGACTTGAAAAAGCTGAAAAAGAACAAATTACATATCACGCACCCAGAAAATTTGACAAAATCACGGGCGAGCAATTTTCGGAAGATAGTTCTCTCCCAGCCAAATATCAAGATGTTTTCGGACTGACATTAAACGAATTAGCTCAACAAAATAATAAAATTGTAGCCATCACGCCCGCAATGCCCAGTGGCAGTTCACTCACTTTTATGCAACGGACTTTTCCTGAGCGTGTTTTTGATGTGGGAATTGCTGAGCAACACGCAGTTACATTTTCTGCAGGATTGGCTCTGGAAGGCTTCATTCCGTTTTGTGTGGTATATTCTACATTTCTGCAACGTGCTTATGACCAAGTTATTCACGATGTGGCTTTGCAAAATATTCCTGTTATTATTTGCATTGACCGTGCAGGACTTGTGGGAGAAGATGGTGCCACGCATCACGGTGTGTTTGATATGGCTTTCTTGCGTCCCATTCCTAATTTGGTAATTGCTTCACCACGAAATGCTTCCGAGCTTCGGAATTTGCTTTACACGGCACAACTTGGCATAAATTTTCCTTTTGTAATTCGCTATCCAAGAGGAAGATGCAATGAAACAGATTGGCAACAGTCTTTTCAAAAAATTGAAATCGGAACAGCAGAACAACTCAAAGAAGGCTCAAAATATGCGGTGTTGAGCATCGGCACAATTGCGGAAAATGTGACAAAGGCAATCAATTTGTTAAAAAATCCTGAAGATTATGCTCATTTTGACATACGTTTCTTAAAACCCTTGGACGAATCACTTTTACATACTATTTTTGTGACTTATAAAATTATTTTTACCGTTGAAGAAGGTTCGGAAAAAGGTGGTTTAGGAAGTGCCGTTGCCGAGTTCGCATCAAAAAATAATTACAACAAACCATTAAAAATCATAGGAATACCTGATAAATTCATTTCGCACGGAAGTGTTGATGAGTTACAAAAAATGGTTGCTTTGGATGATAAATCTGTAAGTGAAATGCTAAAAGTAAAAAACAACAATAAAAATATTTGAACCTTAAAAATCAATACATAAATGAAAAAAATCACATTGTTATTACTTATTACTATTACTTCGAGTGTTGCCACAATCTCTGCACAGATTCGTCGTGCAAAGGGTGTGGAACTTCCTGCGAAAGTAGATACCATCAAGGTGCAAGAAAACGAAGAAGCCTTGAAACTTGTGTTCACCCGTTTTAACAAAGCTCAAGAAAAATGGTTCAAATTCAACCAAGTAAACCTGAATTTGAGCGAAGTAGCTTTTTCCAACTGGAGTGCCGGGGGCGAAAATTCTATTTCGGCATTACTTAACGCGAAATTTCGTCGTCGGTATTCCGAGCGAACTTATTTCTGGGACAATGAATTGGAAATAAATTACGGCGTGAATGCTCAAAAAGGAAGAGAACCTCGCAAAACGGACGACAAATTGTCATTGATTTCTGCTTTGGGTTACCGAGGAAATGCTCAATCTTTCTGGTATTACACTGCTCGTTTTCAATTCCTTACTCAATTTAGTAATGGTTATTCTTATCCTAATACGGAAAAAGCAATTTCCAAATTTTTAGCTCCTGCGTACGTTTACTTAGGATTGGGGATTGAGTATGCTCCTAACAACAAAAACAAGTTTAATTTGTTTCTGTCGCCTTTGACGATGAAAACAACGTTGGTTTTGGATAAAGATTTGGCAGACCAAGGCGTTTTCGGTGTTGAAGGAGCCATATACGCACCTGATGGAAGAAAAATCAAATCCGGAAAAAAATCAAATACTGAGCTTGGTTTCTCTGTTTCAGGAAGATGGAATGAAAAAATCGCTGACAATATCCGTTTGGAAAATGTTTTCAATTTCTATGGCGATTACTTGAAAGATTTCGGTAATATTGATTTGGATTGGGAAGCGAACCTGAACTTCAAGGTTAATAGCTATGTTCAAGCTCGAATTGGGTTGCATATAAAATACGATGACGACGTAAAATTCTATTCGTATAAGGATGCTAGCGGAAAAACACACAAGTACGGTGCAAGAACTCAGTTAAAACAAATTTTAGGAATCGGGCTTTCGTACACTTTTTAAATTCGAGAATCATATTCTTGAAATTTAATTGTTAAATCATTCAACTTAAAATGTTTTTAGAAAATACTACAAATCATACAGAAAAATTTGGCTGGATTGAAGTCATTTGCGGCTCGATGTTTTCCGGAAAAACGGAAGAACTCATCCGAAGGCTGCGACGTGCACAATTCGCAAAACAAAAAGTAGAAATTTTCAAACCTGCTTTTGACACACGTTATGATGAAGACAAAGTAGTTTCTCACAATGCCACCGAAATTCACTCAACTCCAGTTCCTGCGGCAACTAATATTTTATTGTTGGCAGATGGTTGCGATGTTATCGGCATTGATGAAGCTCAATTTTTCGATGATGAAATTGTAAATGTTTGTAATGACCTAGCAAACAGAGGAATGCGTGTAATTGTTGCCGGACTGGATATGGATTACAAAGGAAAGCCTTTCGGTCCGATGCCTGCATTAATGGCAACTGCTGAATATGTAACCAAAGTACACGCCGTTTGCACACGCACGGGGAATTTAGCAAACTTTAGTTTTAGAAAATCTGAAAATGAAAACTTGTATATGCTTGGAGAACAGGATACTTACGAACCTCTGAGCAGAGCGGTTTTCTTCAAGGCAATGAAAAACCGAAATCAGGAAGCTACTCACAAAAAATCAGAATCTTAAGTCTATTTTATATTTAAAATTATTTATATCTATATGGAATTTTTATTTACAGCCGATGCCATCGTAGCATTACTTACTCTAACTTTTTTAGAGATAGTTCTTGGGATAGACAACGTTATTTTTATCTCAATTGTAACAGGACGACTTCCTGAAGAAAAACGTAAAAAAGCTACTCGTTTGGGGCTTTTCTTGGCGATGTTTATGCGTATTGCATTGCTTTTCAGTATTTCATTGTTGGTTCAACTTAAAGAACCTTGGATAAGTTTTGATTGGGGCTGGTTCAAAGCCGATTTTAACGGTCAGGCACTTATTCTGCTGGTCGGGGGGATTTTCCTATTGTACAAATCTACGAAGGAAATTCACTCAAAAGTGAATCATATTGACCACGTTACCGACTCAAAAGAAGCCGAAAAATCCAGAGGTGCTTCCTTTAGCAATATCATCGCTCAAATTCTGGTAATTGACTTAATTTTCTCAGTGGATAGTATCCTAACCGCTGTGGGTATGACCAACGGACTTGAAGGAGCTTTGTACATTATGATTATTGCTGTGGTTGTTTCGGTGGGCATTATGATTTTGTTTGCAAACCCTGTCGGAAGTTTTGTGAATCGCAACCCTTCTATCCAGATTTTGGCACTTGCCTTTTTGATTTTGATTGGTTTTATGCTTATTACAGAAAGTATGCACTTATCAGGTGCGGTACTTGCGGAACAAGCAGTTGGAGCCGTTCCGAAAGGATATTTATATTTCGCAATTGCCTTCTCGTTAGGAGTTGAATTCCTCAATATGCGAATGCGTAGAAAATCAAATTAAAGCAGTTTTTCATATAAATAAAAAGGTTCAGAAGTTTTAAGTTTCTGAACCTTTTTTTATTATTCAGCAGATATTTACCTATTTGCTAATTTGTTATGTTGGATATATTTTTCCAACTCTTTTAGAAAGAACGAATGAAATTCAGAAGGTTGTATGTTAAACGTTTCTTCAATCTTACACAGAAATTCTTCCCTATCGTTACCTGAGCCAAGTAACTCGAAAAGTTTTTCTTTGCCGTAATATTCCAAAATGGTGTGGCATAATAAAGCCGAGAAAGCGTAATACGAATCAGCTTTTGTATTGATGACAGTAAATTCTCCTTTATTAAGCATCGTGTAGATATCAACATTTTCTTTTTCTAAAAATGAATAAAAGATTTGCATCAGTTCAGAAAAGTTTAGCCCTCGTGTACCTCCGAAATAGGTAGCAATACCCTCATCTATTAGATGGTTTTTGTTTTCGACTTTTTCAGCCGTATATAAATGTACCATTTCGTGTGGATAGTAGGCTGTGCCATTTCCTGAGAAAATTTCTTTTTGCTCTGTGGAAACTAAGCCTCCATAAGCTTCACCTATTCTCATATCCGTGTCAAAATCAAAACCTCTCAAAATTTTTTGCTCCAAATAATTATCAAAAATAAAATACGAAAAATCAATTTCGGGTAGCTCAAAAAAATCAGCCATTTCCTTGTTAAATTTCAAGGCTTTTTTTACATCTTCTTTACGGAAAAGTTTAGGGTTTTTGTAATAAAATGTTAGATTTCTGATTTTTCTTTTTGTAAATGTATTTATTTGATTTTCAAATATATTTTCGAACTGATAATCTTTATTTACTAAAAAGTTATACGTTGTCAGTATTTTGTCATCATCTGGAGTATTTCCCATCCAAGCCACTCGGATTTGATATTTTTCATCAATATATAACATTGACAAAATGGTGGGTGTGTAACTTCCCATCTTTGCCTTTTCTTCTATAAAATATAAATCTCCTCCTCTAACGTCTATTTCCTCTCCATTGTATTTCCAAAAGGTTGTTTTATCTTGATAAGAAAGATTTTTGGAAAAATAAGCATCTATGAGTGATAAAATAATTTCTTGTTCCTCACGTTTATCCTCATAAAAAAGATAAGGAGAATTAAGTTTGATATTCTCATAATTGTACTGCTTTTGTGCAAAACAAAAGACAGGGAAAAGGATTAATAAAAAGATTTTCAAATATTTTAACATCGTTACAGAGTTTTTTATGGTTTGCTTTTTACATATTTCTCCAATTCTTTCAAAAAGAAATTATGAAATTCAGAAGGTTGTATATTAAAAGTTTCTTCAATCTTGCAAAGAAATTCTTCCCTATCATTACCTGAGCCAAGTAGTTCGAAAAGTTTTTCTTTGCTATAATGTTCCAAAATGGTATGACATAACAAAGCAGCAAAAGCATAATGGAAGTCTATATCCGTTTTAACAAATAGATTGTCATTTGCTTCAATAATTTGATAAATATCAATATCTGTTTGTTGCAAAAATGAATATAGTTCTCGCATAATTTGAGGGAAATAGAGTCCCCCTGAACCACCAAAATAGACAGCTATCCCTTCATCAAGATATGAATTTTTGTGTTTTGCCTTTTGGCGAGTGTACAAGTGTACTATTTCGTGTGGATAATAAGCCGTGCCATTGCCCGAGAAAATAACTTTTAAATAAGGAAAGGCCATACCTCCTTTTTCACTTCCTACCCTCATATCTGTATCAAAATCAAAACCTCTCAAGTGTTTTTGCTCGAAATAATTATCAAAAATAAAACACGAAAAATCAATTTCGGGTAGATCAAAAAACTCCGCCATTTGCTTGTTAAATTTCAAAGCTTTTTTCACATCTTCTTTACGGAAAAGTTTCGAGTTTTTGTAATAAAATGTCAGATTTTTAATTTTTCTTTTTGTAAATGTATCAAAATGATTATCAAACATATTTTCGAACTGATAATCTTTATTTACCAAAAAATTGTAAGTAGCCAATATTTTGTCATCTTCAGGAGTATTTCCCAACCAAGCTATTCGAATTTGATATTTTTCATCAATATAAAGCATTGACAAAATTGTAGGTATGTAATTTCCGTTATCAGCCTCATTTTCTATCCAATATAAGTCATCATTTTTTAATGCAAACAAATTCTCAGGTTTTTTCCAAAAGGTTATTTTGTCTTGATGGGAAAGATTTTTGGAAAAATAAGTATCTATGAGTGATAAAATAATTTCTTGTTCCTCACGTTTATCCTCATAAAAAAGATAAGGAGAATTAAGTTTGATATTCTCATAATTGTACTGCTTTTGTGCAAAACAAAGAAATGGTAACAGAAAAATAAAAATATTCTTTCTCATACATTATGTTTTATACTGTCAGCAAATATAAAACCTGTCTAAACTTTTTAAGAGGAAAATTAAAAGTTCCAAGAATTTTTAGCATTTTTGTTTTGCATAACAAAATGAAAATCAAGGAACTTTGAGCAAAGATATAATAAAAAAATGGATTATTTCCCATTTGAGTATTGGAAAAAGAGGATTTAAAACAAAATTTGATTTATCATTAATTTTTC
Proteins encoded in this region:
- a CDS encoding thymidine kinase, translating into MFLENTTNHTEKFGWIEVICGSMFSGKTEELIRRLRRAQFAKQKVEIFKPAFDTRYDEDKVVSHNATEIHSTPVPAATNILLLADGCDVIGIDEAQFFDDEIVNVCNDLANRGMRVIVAGLDMDYKGKPFGPMPALMATAEYVTKVHAVCTRTGNLANFSFRKSENENLYMLGEQDTYEPLSRAVFFKAMKNRNQEATHKKSES
- a CDS encoding 1-deoxy-D-xylulose-5-phosphate synthase; this encodes MLLSNINSPDDLRKMPKEELPFLAREVREFIIDVVSGKGGHLGASLGVVELTIALHYVFNTPDDKLIWDVGHQTYAHKILTNRKEQFHTNRELGGISGFPKIDESPYDTFGTGHSSTSISAILGMAMASTLQGNSHRNHIAVIGDASIVSGMAFEAMNHAGTTPTNILIILNDNAMGIDPSVGALKNYFAKMKSEKGKNETFFNNLNIKYKGVIDGHNLTELINSFELLKNEPGVKLLHVITTKGKGLEKAEKEQITYHAPRKFDKITGEQFSEDSSLPAKYQDVFGLTLNELAQQNNKIVAITPAMPSGSSLTFMQRTFPERVFDVGIAEQHAVTFSAGLALEGFIPFCVVYSTFLQRAYDQVIHDVALQNIPVIICIDRAGLVGEDGATHHGVFDMAFLRPIPNLVIASPRNASELRNLLYTAQLGINFPFVIRYPRGRCNETDWQQSFQKIEIGTAEQLKEGSKYAVLSIGTIAENVTKAINLLKNPEDYAHFDIRFLKPLDESLLHTIFVTYKIIFTVEEGSEKGGLGSAVAEFASKNNYNKPLKIIGIPDKFISHGSVDELQKMVALDDKSVSEMLKVKNNNKNI
- a CDS encoding DUF3078 domain-containing protein; its protein translation is MKKITLLLLITITSSVATISAQIRRAKGVELPAKVDTIKVQENEEALKLVFTRFNKAQEKWFKFNQVNLNLSEVAFSNWSAGGENSISALLNAKFRRRYSERTYFWDNELEINYGVNAQKGREPRKTDDKLSLISALGYRGNAQSFWYYTARFQFLTQFSNGYSYPNTEKAISKFLAPAYVYLGLGIEYAPNNKNKFNLFLSPLTMKTTLVLDKDLADQGVFGVEGAIYAPDGRKIKSGKKSNTELGFSVSGRWNEKIADNIRLENVFNFYGDYLKDFGNIDLDWEANLNFKVNSYVQARIGLHIKYDDDVKFYSYKDASGKTHKYGARTQLKQILGIGLSYTF
- a CDS encoding TerC family protein — translated: MEFLFTADAIVALLTLTFLEIVLGIDNVIFISIVTGRLPEEKRKKATRLGLFLAMFMRIALLFSISLLVQLKEPWISFDWGWFKADFNGQALILLVGGIFLLYKSTKEIHSKVNHIDHVTDSKEAEKSRGASFSNIIAQILVIDLIFSVDSILTAVGMTNGLEGALYIMIIAVVVSVGIMILFANPVGSFVNRNPSIQILALAFLILIGFMLITESMHLSGAVLAEQAVGAVPKGYLYFAIAFSLGVEFLNMRMRRKSN